The Metabacillus schmidteae nucleotide sequence TCCGGTTTATCTACATTGATGGCAAACGTCACACCGCGAAACTCTTTACTATTTTGTGTAATTTGGATTCCTGCATCTTTCGTTAATTCTTCAATAGGAAAAAGCGTTACATTCACACCTGCAGTTTTAAATGCGGCATAGTTATCTGAACTGAATTCAGTTTCCTCCCACCCGAGTTTTTGATAAAAAGACCGAAGAGCAGGCAGATCATAAGCCCCAATTGTAAGCAAGCTAACTCTTTGCATGACCACATGTATTCCCTCCTATTAAATAATGTCTGTTGTTTACTTTCTAGAAGGGGGATAAAGATTCCTTCTACACAATT carries:
- a CDS encoding VOC family protein, with translation MQRVSLLTIGAYDLPALRSFYQKLGWEETEFSSDNYAAFKTAGVNVTLFPIEELTKDAGIQITQNSKEFRGVTFAINVDKPEQVDTTIEEVRSIGGRILREPSDAFWGGRTAYFADPENNLWEVAHNPSAVFDERGAMLSF